One Phocoena sinus isolate mPhoSin1 chromosome 14, mPhoSin1.pri, whole genome shotgun sequence genomic region harbors:
- the RNF165 gene encoding E3 ubiquitin-protein ligase RNF165: MVLVHVGYFVLPVFGSVRNRGAPFQRSQHPHATSCRHFHLGPPQPQQLAPDFPLAHPVQSQPGLSAHMAPAHQHSGALHQSLTPLPTLQFQDVTGPSFLPQALHQQYLLQQQLLEAQHRRLLSHPRRSQERVSVHPHRLHPSFDFGHQLQTPQPRYLAEGTDWDLSVDTGLSPAQFQVRPMPQHYQHYLATPRMHHFPRNSSSTQMVVHEIRNYPYPQLHFLALQGLNASRHTSAVRDSYEELLQLEDRLGNVTRGAVQNTIERFTFPHKYKKRRPQDGKGKKEEGEESDTDEKCTICLSLLEDGEDVRRLPCMHLFHQLCVDQWLAMSKKCPICRVDIETQLGADS, encoded by the exons GTGCCCCATTTCAAAGGTCTCAGCATCCTCACGCTACCTCCTGCCGCCACTTCCATCTGGGCCCCCCCCAGCCGCAGCAGCTCGCTCCCGACTTCCCCCTGGCCCACCCGGTGCAGTCGCAGCCGGGCCTCAGCGCCCACATGGCCCCGGCCCACCAGCACAGCGGCGCCCTGCATCAGTCGCTGACCCCGCTGCCCACCCTGCAGTTCCAGGACGTCACAGGTCCCTCCTTCCTACCTCAGGCCCTGCACCAGCAATACCTCCTGCAGCAGCAGCTCCTGGAAGCTCAGCACCGCAGGCTCCTCTCGCACCCCAG GCGGAGTCAGGAGCGAGTGTCTGTCCACCCTCACCGCCTCCACCCCAGCTTCGACTTCGGCCACCAACTACAGACACCTCAGCCCAGGTATTTGGCTGAGGGTACTGACTG GGATCTCAGTGTGGACACCGGCTTGAGTCCCGCTCAGTTCCAGGTGCGGCCCATGCCTCAGCATTATCAGCATTACCTAGCGACTCCTCGAATGCACCACTTTCCCCGAAACTCCTCCTCCACGCAGATG GTCGTCCATGAAATCCGAAACTACCCTTACCCTCAGCTTCACTTCCTTGCTCTCCAGGGACTGAATGCCAGCAGACACACATCCGCTGTGCGGGACAGCTATGAG GAGCTGCTGCAGCTCGAGGACAGGTTAGGAAATGTGACTCGGGGAGCTGTACAGAACACCATTGAGAGGTTCACCTTCCCCCACAAGTACAAGAAG CGAAGACCCCAGGATGGCAAGGGcaagaaggaagagggggaggagtcAGACACAGATGAGAAATGCACGATCTGTCTGTCTCTGCTGGAAGATGGAGAAGATGTGAG GCGCCTACCCTGTATGCATCTCTTTCACCAACTGTGTGTGGACCAGTGGCTCGCCATGAGCAAGAAATGCCCCATCTGCCGAGTGGACATTGAGACACAACTGGGAGCTGACAGCTGA